The window ACCTGCTCGGCCTGTGTGCGTTCCCCGAGGATCACCAGTCCCGCCGCGATGGCCTCGACGGTCGTCAGCCGGAACGGCTTGCCGAAGTTCACCGGGTTCGCCGCGACCAGAAACGGTAGCGCGCGGTGTTCGCCCGCCAGGGAGAACCGCGCCTCGCCGGCCGACTCCCACGAGCAGTCGAGCGCGACGAGTCGCTCCCCGACCGACCGATCCGCCGGCGACAGCGCCTGCTCGGCGTGCGGGTTCAACACGACTCCGAAGGGCGTCGCCCGGTCCGACCGGTGGAGGGCCGCGAGGTCGTGGCGGGCCAACTTCCGGGCGGTACACTTGTCGGGGTCGTCGTCGCCCTCGTAGCGCACGTGCAGGTCCACACCGAGTGCAGGCGACTCCCGGCCACAAGCGTTGCGGTCGTCGGTCGCGTGGCCACCTGGACAGACCCGGAGCCGCCACAGCATCCAAACCGCTGGCCGCCGAACCTCCACCCGACCGTGGCTCCCGTGGACCTCGTCGCCGACTACTACCGCGCGCTCGACACACACGACTACGACGCCCTGCAGAACGTCCTCGACCCCGGCTTCGTCCAGCACCGCCCGGACCGCCGGTTCGACTCCCGCGAGGCGTTCGTCCGGTTCGTGCGCGACGACCGCCCCCAGTCCGACACCACCCACCGCGTCCACACCCGTTACGTCCCCGACGCCGAGGCGGACGGAACACCCGACGCGACGGAGGTTCTCGCACGCGGCGAAGTACTGTCGGCGGAGGGCGACCTGCTCGTCCGGTTCGTGGACCGGTTCCGGATCGTCGCGGGGAGCATCGTCGAACTGGAGACGTTCACGCGGTGACTCCTCAGGCCGTGTCGCCGGGGCCCGCACGCTCGCGGTCGGTAGCCTCGACGAGTCGGTAACCGAGGTAGCCCAGCGCCGCGACGCTCGACAGGAGGAACGCCCAGGCGAGGACGCCACCGAGAGGGACGCCGAAGCCCAGTTGGAACGTCGAGTTCGCGTAGCCGGCGCCGTGCATCGGGCCGTATCCGCCGTACATCGGGTGGCCGCCCATCGCGCCCCAGAAGGTGACGCGCCAGAGCGCGCCGAGGACGCCGGCCAACAGCGTGAGGGTGAGTGTCACCACGGCGACGGTCGCGACGGTTCGTCCGAGTGTGGTTCGGAGAGTCATACACGGACAGACGCGTCCCACGAGCATACCACCCGGAGACGGTTCTCGGGTGCCGAGAATCGCTCGCGGGCCGCCCCGCTCCGAGGGACTACTCCTTCCGGCCGGCACCGACCGCACTCTCGCCGACCGGTTCGTGGCCCTCGATTCGCTCCTTGCCACCCATGTACTTCTGGAGCGGTTCCGGCACCGTGACCGTGCCGTCGTCGTTCTGGTAGTACTCGAGGAGAGCGACCATCACGCGCCCGACGGCCGTGCCCGAGGCGTTGAGCGTGTGCAGGTACTCGGCCGACTCGTGGCGTTCGGGGCGGTAGCGCAGGCCCGCCCGCCGGGCCTGGAAGTCGCGGAAGTTCGAGGCCGACGACACTTCGAGCCAGCGACCGCCCTGCTCGGGCCCCTCGTCGCTGTCGGTGCCGGGTGCCCACACCTCGATGTCGTAGGTCTTCGCCGACGCGAACGTCAGGTCGCCGGTACAGAGGTTCAACACGCGGTACGGGAGGCCGAGTCGGTCGAGCACGGCCTCGGCCTCGCCGACGAGTTCGTCGAGGCGCGCCTCGCTGTCGTCCGGTTCCACGAAGTTGACGAGTTCGACCTTGTTGAACTGGTGGACCCGCACGATGCCGCGCGTCTCGGTGCCGTGTTCGCCCGCCTCGCGGCGGAAGTTCGGCGTGTACGCCTGGTGTTTCAGCGGGAGGTCGTCCCGCAGCAGGATGTCGTCGGCGTACATGTTCGTCACCGGCACCTCGGCGGTCGGACAGAGCCAGAGGTCGTCGTCGTCGTACGCCTCGAACTCGTTGCCGCCGATGCGGTAGGCGTCCTCGTTGAACTTCGGCAACTGGCCGGTGCCCTCCATCGAGGTACTCTTGACCGGGATCGGCGGGAACAGGTCGACGTACCCCTGCTCGCGGTGGACCTCCAGCATGAACTGGATCAGCGCGTGTTCGAGCATCGCGCCCTCGCCTTTCAGGAAGTAGAAGCCCGCGCCGGTCGTCTTCGCGGCCCGCCCCTCGTCGATGATGTCCAACTCCTCGCCCAGATCGTAGTGGGGCGTCACCTCGCTCGGCAGGTCGCGCAGGTCGTCGAATCCGGTTCTGCGGACCTCCTCGTTGTCCGACTCGTCGTCGCCGACCGGCACGTCCTCGTCCGGGACGTTCGGCAGTTCGAGCAGGAGGTCGTCGAGTTCGGCCTCTATCTCGTCGGCGCGATCTTCGATCTCGGCGATGCGGGCTTTGAGTTCACCCGACCGGTCGATCGCGTCCTGTGCCTCCTCGTCTTTGCCCGCCTGTTTCAGTTCGCCGATACGCTGGCTGACCGTGTTGCGCTCGTGGCGGAGGTCGTCGCCCTCACTCTTCAGTTGTCGCCACTCTGCGTCGAGATCGAGGATGTGGTCGAGGTCCACGTCGTAGCCTCGGGCGTCGAGGCTCTCGCGGACCGTCTCCGGGTTCTCACGGAGGTACTGCCTGCTCAGCATTTGTCGGCGTTTCACTCGGTCGGGGGAAAACCGTATCGCATCTGTGTGAGAGCGTGGCGAGTACCGAGCGAGCGTGTCGCCGTGGTCCCGGCGTCCGGATCGCGTCTCACAGCGACACGGCACCGGCCGACCCCGACCGGTCCTGTCTCTCGCGTCACGGTCGGTACTCATTTCCGCGTCCTCACCGTAGCGATAGCATGAGCAGTCCCTCCGGGCCGGAGGAGTCCGAGCGACGAGACGACGTGGAACGAGCCGACGCGGTCGACCGGTTGGACGAGGTCGACGTCTCCGAGATGTCCGACGAGGCCGGCGAGAGCGATCGGGACGCCGACCCGGACGAACAGCAGTGGCGCTTCGCCGTCGACGAGGTCGGCGAGGACGCACCGACCCGCGAGCCACTGGAACCCGAGTCGATCTCGCTGGAGAACGCGCTGTTCGTCGCGGTCGGAGTGCTGTTGACCGTCGGTATCCTCCTCGTCGGCCTCCTGTAAGTCCGACCGCCGACCCGCGAGTACGCCGCCCCCACGAGCAAAGCGTTAACAGCGACACAGCCCCAAGGGGCGATATGGTCACACCCCTCGTGCCCCTGCAGGGGCTAGCGGACCCCGGGACCCTCTCGCTGTTGCTGGTACTGGCCGGACTCGGCCTGACGCTGGCGGAGGCGTTAGCCCCCGGTGCGCACTTCATCGTGGTCGGTGTCGCCCTCCTGCTGGCGGGGCTCATCGGCCTGCTGTTCCCGCCGGCCGCCTCGCCGCTGATCGCGGCCGGTCTCGTCCTCGCGTTCGGCGCGGCGGCGCTGTGGGTCTACCGTGAGTTCGACTTCTACGGCGGCAAAGGCTCCGGACAGACCTCCGACTCCGACTCGCTGAAGGGCAAGACCGGCCGCGTCACCGAACGCGTCACCGAGACCGGCGGCCAGATCAAACTCGACTCCGGCGGCTTCAACCCCTACTACTCCGCCCGGTCGGTCCACGGCGAGATCGAAGAAGGCGACGAGGTGATCGTCGTCGACCCCGGCGGCGGGAACGTCGTCACCGTCGAGTCGATCACCGGCATCGACACCGACGAGATCGACCGCGAACTGGCACGCGGCCGCCGCGAGGAGCAGCGCGAAGCCGAGACCGAGACCGAACGCGCCTGACCTCACCGACTCTCCGACAGCGCGACGAGCACCTGTCGACATTTCGCCACGATCGCGTCCGAATCTGCCCTTTTCACACACTGTAAACGCGGGGGGTGTTTTTTATCACTCGCTGTCGATGGGGAGGTATGGCGAACCTTCGAGACCTCGGGTTGTCGGAGTACGAAGCACGGGCCTACCGCGCCTTGCTTCGAACCGGGCCGACAACCGCGAAAGAGTTGTCAAGAGCCAGTGACGTTCCGATGGGTCGGGTGTACGACGTGTTGAACAGTTTGGAACAGTACAACCTCGTCCGGAGTCAGGCGGCGAGTCGGCCGAAGAAGTACGTCGCCGTCGAACCGGACGCGGCGCTGGACCGCCTGCTGGACGACAAGAAACGCGAACTGGAGGAGAAGGCCCAGCAGTACGAGAACATCGTCGACGAACTGGTGGACGAACTCGACGCCGCCGAACCGGTCGACCAGCAGTTCTGGACCGCCGCAGTCGGCCCGGAGGAGACCGTCGACCTCCTGCTCGAACGACTCTCGGCGGCAGACGAGCAGATCGTCATGGTCGCCGGGAGCGCCTCCCCGCAGTTCGATCTGGGCGAGGTCAGCGAACTCGTCGTGGAGGGACTGGAGGACGCGCTGTCTCGCGGCGTCACCGTCTCACTGCTCATGACGCCGACGATGGTCGAGAGCCTCCCGCGGAGCGTCGGCGAGCGCTACACCAGCCAACTGGCCGACCACCCGGACTTCGACGTACGCATCGCCGAACCACTCCAGGGGACGTTCAACCTGATCGACGACGTGGAGGTCGTCATCGAGGTGCCGAACCCCCTCGATCCGGGCGAGGCGTTCGCCATGATCGACCTGAAGGACCCCGACTTCGCCGCCGACGTGCGGGCGGAGTTCGACCCGCGATGGGAAGCGGCCGAACCGCTGTCGCTGTCGGACTGAGGACGCTCCCACCACCGTTCCGGAAAAACGTAGTCGCTCGGCTTACCGACCGAGTCGGAGTTCGTCGCGCAACTGCGCGAACGTGACCTCACGCTCGGCGTGGGCGTTGTGCTGGTGGATCGACTCGTCGTTCGACTGTTTCATCCGGACGACCGCGTCCTCCGGCAGGTGGTCGAACTGCTCGACCACGTCTTCGGCCATCGACCGCACGCAGTCCTCGACGAACTTCGCGTTCGCGTGGGCGTGGTAGGTCATGTGGTCCTCGTCGGGACGCTTCGCGAGGTTGTAGATACGCGCCGACATCGAGTCGCGGGCGATGTCGATCACGTCCAGCAGGTTCACGTCCGGCGACCCCTCGCTGGTGATCGTCAGCGTCGCGTGGCCGCGCTGGGAGTGACCCGGCTGAGGCACTTCCTCTAAGAACGCCTCGGCCGTCTCCTCGTCGACGCCGAGTTTGTCCAGCGTCTCGCGGGCGCGGGAGGCGGACATCCCCTGCGAGCAGGGACAGACCGTCATGCCCGTGACCTCGGCCCCGATCTCCTCGTGGGTGCCGTCCTCGGTGGCGACCGCACTGGCGATGATCGTCGCGGTGCTCTGGGTGAGTTTGTCGCTCGCGGGCGTCTGCTCGCGGGTGACGAGTTCGGCCGTCATCCGGACCTCCGCCTGCGAGGTGTAGTCGTGCTTGTCGAGCAGTCGCTCGGCGGCGTCGCCGCACACGTCCTCGACGCGGTACGTCGGTTCGCTCGTCGCCGTCTCCAGCGTCTCGTCGATGACCTCCATGTTACGGCTCATGTCGGCCCCCTTGCGCGTCGCCGGCAGATCCACGAACACCTCGAACTCCGCCATCAACACGATGGGACGCTTCTCGTCGCGGGCGACCTTCACGAGCTTCTCGACGCCTGTGACCCCTACCTGACTGAGCCCGACGGTCACGTCGGGCTGGCTTGCCTGTACGTCAGGCAACTGGTGACTCATCGAGTAGTGGGTAGGGATGTGCGTGATTATGCGTTTCGGTAGGCTGTGGCGGCTGCGCCCACCTCACCGAGGTCGTCGGCTTCGAGAATCGTCGTCGTCGGTCGCCGCTTCGCGGTCGGTCGTCGCGTCGACACCGGGCGGCCGAGTCAGGGCCAGTCGTCGCGGGCCTCGGCCTCGAAGGGGTCGTCCGGTTCGCCGGTCTCCGAGAGCGTCCACCCGGCGGCCTCGGCGGCCTGTTCGAGCGGGAGGAACTCCCAGCCGACCTCGTCGGCCAGCGCGCTGTCCTCGTCGGTCGTCCCGACGAAGACGTGCCGGTCGGTGTCGAACTGCTTCTTGACGTTCTCCAGACTCTCCTTCGTCCCGCGCGGCCCGGAGAAGAAGTCCTGCCGGATGCGGTGTTTGCGGGTGAAGTTCGTCACGACGTAGGTCGGTTTCTCCGAGACGACGCCGACGTACTCGGTCCACTGGCGGGCGTCGTTGAACACTTCGTTCGGGTTCGCCAGCGCCTTCAGTGCCTCCAACTCGAACGCCAGCGTCATGTCGGCGCTCCCGCCGCTTCCGTCCATACTCCCTGTTCGGCCTGTCGGGCGCAAAACGGCTTCGGTTCGGTGGGTCCGACGGGACGGCGGTCGGTTCGACCGAGCGGCCGGGTCGAGCAGTCCGCCGCCCTCGTCAGGCGCTCACCTTGAAGTAGCCCGTGAAGACCACCACGTCACCCGGACCGACACGGGTCGAGGCCTCGGGGCTGAACGCCCGCCCACTGCCGACCGCCGAGGAGATGGCGGTCTGTGTCGGCTCGTCCAACTCGTCGTAGTGGTGGACGGTCGCGTCCGCCGGGACCGAATCGAGCTGTCGGAGTCTGAAGATCGGGCGTTGGTGTGTCACACGATACCGAATACCATGATATGGATTAAGTCTTGTTCCACCGGCGAACTGGACGTGAGAATCGGGAGACGCCGAGTGCAAGTACGTGAAACGGCGGGTGCAGTAGGGGAGACGACGGGGGTCGCGAGAGGCGGTTACTGCTCTTGTGCCGGCGCGAGTTTGTCGAGGTCGACCGACTCCTCCATCAGCACGTCCTTCTGGTCGCCGACGACGCGCTCTTCGCGCATCAGCTTCTTGTACGCCGACTGCGGCGCGAGGTCGCCGATGAGGACGCCGCCGACGATCTTGCCGTCCTTCAGCGCGAGTCGCCGCCACTCGGTGTCGGAGAACTTCTGTTCGACCTCGTCGTCGCCGATGGTCGGGTGGCCGAAGGAGAGGAACGGGAAGTCGAAGTGCGTGATCGAGTACGAGGAGACCCACCGGAACGGCTCGGTCGCCTCGGGGCCGTTCGCCATCACTTCGCCCGCGATACTGCCCTGCTCCTTCGCCGACCCCCACGAGCCGTTCTGGCCGTGTTCGCCGAGGATGCTGTCGTAGAACCACGTCAGGTCGCCCGCCGCGTACACGTCGTCGACGCTGGTCTGCATGTACTCGTCGGTGATGACCGAGCCGTCGTCTTTCAGTTCGATGGGGGTGTCCTGCAGGACCTCGGTGTTGAAGTCGAGCCCGATGGCGACGCCGGCCCACTCGGCCTCGTAGCGCTCGCCGTCGGGGTCGACGGCGGCCGTGACGTGGCCGTCGTCGTCCGTCTCGAAGTGGTCGACGCCGGACTGGAAGACCGGCGTGACGCCGCGTTCGCGCATCGCCTGGTGCATGATCTCCGCGCCCTGCTCCGAGAGGGCGTAGCGCCACCAGCAGTCACCGCGCATCAGGTAGTGGGCCTCCACGTCCTGTGCGCCACAGATGGCGGCGAGGTCGATCCCGAGCAGCCCGGCACCGACGATGACGCCGTGTTCGCAGGACTCGACGTTCTGCTTGATCGCGCGGGCGTCCTGGAACGTCCAGAAGTGGTTGATGCCGTCGGCGTCGGAGTTGTCGACCGGCAGTTGCGAGGGGGTGCCGCCGGTGGCGACGAGCAGTTTGTCGTACCCGATGACCTCGTCGTCGTGCGTCTCCAGTTCGTGGGCCTCGGTGTCGATGTTCGTGACGAGCGTGTTCAGTTCGAGGTCGATGTCGCGTTCCTCGTACCACCCCTCCTGGTGGATCGAGATGGGCGCTTCGGGCAGTTTGCCCTTGGCGAACTCCTTGATCAGAATTCGGTTGTAGAGGGCCTCACCCTCGTCTGTGATGACTGTGATGTCGGCGTCGGGCGCTTCCTCGCGGAGGGTCTCGGCGGCCGAACTCCCCGCGATCCCGTCGCCGATTATCACGAACGACTGGCTCATGTGCAGGGAGTTCGGATTCGGGGTTAATGTGGGTTGCTATCTCCGTGACCCGTGTGTGTAGACTCTGGTATCACGACCCGATTCCTTTGATAGCCTAATACGTCCCGGTCGTCCACATCGACCGCACTCGTCCGCCTCCGTGCCTTTCAAGCCGGTCCGACCCCAACGACCGATCACGATGAAGATTCGTCAGAACGTCCGCCACTGGGCCACGAAGAAGGGACTCACGATGCCCGTCGTCGGTGACATCGTCACCGAGAAGATGGTCGATCTGCACGTGAACGTCTTCGGCAAGCGCGCGGCGGAGGGTCGCCGCGCGGAGCGCGAAGCGCACATGGCGGCGTTCTTCGAGTGTACCTTCGACACGTATCTGGCCGCGCTGGACTACGGCTACCCCGAGGCCGAGGCCCGCGAGATCACCCACGCGCAGGCGAACTTCGACTTCTACAACCACGGCTGGACGGAGATGATGGAGATCACGACCGACGAGGTCGAGGCCCACTACGACCGCTACGCCGACTTCTTCGAGCAGTACGACATCACCATCGCCGACCCGCTTGGCGACTTCCGCACCCGCGAGATCCCCGACGCGCCGTCGACGCCCGAGAAACTCGCCGACCCCGAACACCCCCACGCCGAGGGCGGCTTCGCGGACGACGTGTACGTCGAAGGACCGGACGGCGAGTTGGTGGTCGGCGGCAACGCGACCGAACCGGACGACGACGAGGTCGACGTGGAGTCTGCCGTCGGGATGGACGACACCGACGGCGACGAAGAAGCGCGCGCGTGAGTCGGCGTCGACAGCACAGCGCGTCGAGGTGCGCTAAGAAACGGACCGAACTGCGTTACGCGAAGCAGACCGAACTGCGTTACGCGAGCGCCGTTCGGAAGTCGTAGTCCGCGCCGGTGTCGTCGTTCCCGTTACCGCCTTTCTCACCGCCGTTCTCCTCGCCCGCGAACCGCCGGTCGAGGTCCGCCTCGCGGTCGCCCGCGGTGATCTCGACGTCGAGTTCGCGGTCGTCCGGCACGGCGAAGGTCAGTTCGCCGTCGGCGTCGGTCGTCCCGACCTGCTCGTCGTTCACGGCGACACTGGCGTTCTCGACTGCGCTCCCGTCGTCGAGCACGCGGAGCGTCGCGTTCTCGCCCTGCGTCACCGCGCCGACGAACGAGGCGTTCAACGCCTCCTCGTCGGGGCGCTCGTCGTCGCGTTCGTCGTCACCGGCGTCGCGCTTCTCGTCGTCTTTCCCGCGGTCCTCGCGGTCCGCGTCGACGTCTCTGATCTCGACTTGGTCGCTCGTGCCGGACTCGCTGACGACCGGTTGGAGGATGTACTTCCCGCTGTTGCCCGCCTTCTTCACCGTGATGTCGAAGACGAAGTCCACCGCCTCGCCGTTCCCGACCGTGAACTCCGTGTTGAGCTGGAGTTTCTCGCTCGGGAGCTTGACGTTCACCTGCTCGCCGTTCTCCAGGGTGGCGTTGATCTCGGAGACGTAGACGAACACCTTCGAGTAGGTGCCGTTCGAGACGTTCATGCTCGTAAGTCGGGTCGCGTTCGCCCCCTGCAGGCGCGTCAGATCGACCGTCCGGTCGTCCACGTCGTAGGTCTCCCAGTCGCCGGGCTCGGAGTCGTCTTCGTCTGCGTCCTCGGTTTCCGAGTCGTCTTCCTCGTCCGCCTCGTCACCGTCGTCGGTCTCCGGGTCGGCGGTCGAGTTCGGCATCTCGGTCTCGTCGTCGCCCGGTTCCTCCGTCTCGTTCGTCTCCGTCTCGTCGTCGCCCGGTTCCTCCGTCTCGTTCGTCTCCGTCTCGTCGTCCGACTCCTCGGTCTCGTTCGTCTCCGTCTCGTCGTCCGACTCCTCGGTCTCGTTCGCGCCCGCGTCGCCACCGTCGGCCTGCTGGAAGCCGACCTGCGTGATGGTGACGTTCAGGTGTTCGAAGTCCTCGATGGCGCTCGGCTGGTCGCTGATGTAGAACTGGACCGTGCCCGATCCGGAGCCGTCCATCGCGGCCGTCCCGGTAGTGTCGTCGGTCGATCCCACGCCGGGACCGACACCGCCGGTACACCCGGCGAGGACGACGAGCGTTGCGAACAGTATCGCGGTGAGTCCGTGGCGTCGCATACGAAACTGCGATGGGTCGGGAAACGGATATACACCCCATTCCGTTTCGTGCCGTTCGCACGACGTGAACGGTTTGAACGGTTCGTCTCCGTCTCTCTGGAACCTGACTGCTGTGCAGTGTGGGGCGGTCGAGCCGGGCGTGTGAGTCGGATCGCCACCCCGAGGTAACTGTGTGTAACTCGGGTCGCCACCCCGAGGTAACTGTGTGTAACTCGGGTCGCCACCCCGAGGTAACTGTGTGTAACTCGGGTCGCCAGCCCAAGGGACGTGCGTGGTTCGAGAGGCGCTGGGGGGCGTTCACCCTCGTTGTCTGTGACCGACTCGACCGAACTCTCACCGATCGATTCGATACGATCCGGATCGACCGAGAACTCCCACCGCTCGCCGGCGACACTCGACTCGACGAACCACTCGACAAGCCCCTCGCAGTCCTCACTCCCCCTCGATCGCACACGAGTCCGTGTACTCCACACCCTCGATGGACTCGACGCCACCCTCGCCACAGATCGGACAGTCGGGGTTCTGCCGGTACGGCACCGTCTCGAAGGTCATGTCCATCGCGTCGTAGAACAGCAGTCGCCCGGCCAGCAACTCGCCGGCACCGAGAATCGCCTTCACCGCCTCGGTCGCCTGCACACAGCCGACGGTCCCCGGCAGGACGCCCAGCACGCCGGTCGTCGCGCAGTCCGGCACGGTGCCGGGTTCCGGCGCTTCGGGGAACAGACACCGGTAGCAGGGCCCCTCGGGCACCAGCGTCGTCGCCTGTCCCTCGAACTTGTAGATGGCCCCGTGGACCAGTGGTGTCTCGGCGAGGCGGCAGGTGTCGTTCAGGACGTAGCGCGTCGGGAAGTTGTCCGAGGCGTCGACCACCAGATCGTACTCCGCGACCAGCGACTCGGCGTTGTCGGGCCCGACGCGCGTCCGGTGGCCCTCGACCGTCACGTCCGGGTTCAGACGGCGGACGTACGCTGCTGCGCTGTCGACCTTCGGCTCGCCCACGTCCGAATCGGCGTGGACGATCTGTCGCTGGAGGTTCGACCGCTCCACGTCGTCCGCGTCCGCGATGCCGAGTGTGCCGACGCCGGCGGCCGCGAGATACTGGATCACCGGCGAGCCGAGTCCCCCGGCACCGACGACCAGCACCGACGAATCGAGCAGTGCTCGCTGGCCCTCCGGGCCGACCTCGTCCATGATGATGTGTCTGGAGTAGCGGTCGAGTTGCGTGCTGTCGAGTGAGAGTGTCATACCCGACGGTTGGCGGGTGCCGGAGATAAGCCTGCGGCCGACCGACACACCGCCATCGGCTCGTGCCCGCAGACGTGACCGACACGCCACGCGACCGAGACTTATCAGGCCGGACGACGAACCCGGAGCCATGTCCTCCACTGCCGCCTCCGCGACGTCAGGCTCCGACGATCCCGACCGGAGAGACCACGCCGCGACCGGCTCCGGGGACCGGGACACGATCCTGCTGCAACAGCTCGCGGTCCTGTTCGGCCTCGGTCTGCTCGGCGTCGGCGCGCTGGTCGCCACGACCTACGTCCAGTATCGCGGTCGGGCGAACCTCCCCTTCTCGCCCGAGATCCTCGCGCTCCTCTCGGCGCTGGTGCCGACCATCCTGCTCGCGGTCGCGGTCGTCCTCGGGACCGTCCTCGCGCCGCGCGTCGGCTTCCGGTCACACGTCGCCGACCGGGTGGAAACCGGGTCGCGCGTCCTGCCGAAACTCGCGGGCGAGTGGCGCGTCGCGGTCGCAGTCGGCGGCGGTCTCGGCGTCGTCGTGATCCTCCTCGACTTCGGCTTCCAATCCGTCTTCGGGTCGATCACGACGACCAGCACCGTCTCGCCCGACGCGGCGCTCCTCGCGCTCGCGGGGTCGATCCCACTCCGAGTGCTGTACGGCGGGATCACCGAGGAACTGCTCCTCCGCTGGGGGTTCATGTCGCTCGCCGTCTGGCTCCTCTGGAAACTCGCCGGTGTCGTCGGCGCAGTCGGTCGGCGCGGTCGAGACACCGGTGGTGGCGGTGACGGCCCGTCGGCCCCGACCGCCCCCGCGCCGACCTCGGCAGTCGTCTGGGCCGGCATCCTGATCGCGGCGGTCGCGTTCGGACTCGGCCACCTGCCGACGCTGTTCGCACTCGGGCCGGCTTCGTTCCCGGTCGTGGGGCGGACGATCCTACTGAACGCTATCCTGGGAACCGGCTTCGGCTGGCTGTTCTGGCGGCGGAGTCTGGAGGCCGCGATGCTCGGCCACGTCGCCTTCCACGCGCTGATCGTCCCGGTCTCGGCCGTGGTGATCCTCGTCGGCTGAGCGAAACAGAAAGAGACGCGACCCGCGACTCAGGCGTCCGGGAGGAACTCGTCGAGTCGTTC of the Salinirubrum litoreum genome contains:
- a CDS encoding DUF367 family protein; its protein translation is MDLHVRYEGDDDPDKCTARKLARHDLAALHRSDRATPFGVVLNPHAEQALSPADRSVGERLVALDCSWESAGEARFSLAGEHRALPFLVAANPVNFGKPFRLTTVEAIAAGLVILGERTQAEQVLAKFTWGETFLDLNAEPLARYADCADSAEVVAVQDEYLADE
- a CDS encoding nuclear transport factor 2 family protein, whose translation is MATWTDPEPPQHPNRWPPNLHPTVAPVDLVADYYRALDTHDYDALQNVLDPGFVQHRPDRRFDSREAFVRFVRDDRPQSDTTHRVHTRYVPDAEADGTPDATEVLARGEVLSAEGDLLVRFVDRFRIVAGSIVELETFTR
- the serS gene encoding serine--tRNA ligase, with translation MLSRQYLRENPETVRESLDARGYDVDLDHILDLDAEWRQLKSEGDDLRHERNTVSQRIGELKQAGKDEEAQDAIDRSGELKARIAEIEDRADEIEAELDDLLLELPNVPDEDVPVGDDESDNEEVRRTGFDDLRDLPSEVTPHYDLGEELDIIDEGRAAKTTGAGFYFLKGEGAMLEHALIQFMLEVHREQGYVDLFPPIPVKSTSMEGTGQLPKFNEDAYRIGGNEFEAYDDDDLWLCPTAEVPVTNMYADDILLRDDLPLKHQAYTPNFRREAGEHGTETRGIVRVHQFNKVELVNFVEPDDSEARLDELVGEAEAVLDRLGLPYRVLNLCTGDLTFASAKTYDIEVWAPGTDSDEGPEQGGRWLEVSSASNFRDFQARRAGLRYRPERHESAEYLHTLNASGTAVGRVMVALLEYYQNDDGTVTVPEPLQKYMGGKERIEGHEPVGESAVGAGRKE
- a CDS encoding DUF7312 domain-containing protein: MSSPSGPEESERRDDVERADAVDRLDEVDVSEMSDEAGESDRDADPDEQQWRFAVDEVGEDAPTREPLEPESISLENALFVAVGVLLTVGILLVGLL
- a CDS encoding NfeD family protein: MVTPLVPLQGLADPGTLSLLLVLAGLGLTLAEALAPGAHFIVVGVALLLAGLIGLLFPPAASPLIAAGLVLAFGAAALWVYREFDFYGGKGSGQTSDSDSLKGKTGRVTERVTETGGQIKLDSGGFNPYYSARSVHGEIEEGDEVIVVDPGGGNVVTVESITGIDTDEIDRELARGRREEQREAETETERA
- a CDS encoding TrmB family transcriptional regulator, yielding MANLRDLGLSEYEARAYRALLRTGPTTAKELSRASDVPMGRVYDVLNSLEQYNLVRSQAASRPKKYVAVEPDAALDRLLDDKKRELEEKAQQYENIVDELVDELDAAEPVDQQFWTAAVGPEETVDLLLERLSAADEQIVMVAGSASPQFDLGEVSELVVEGLEDALSRGVTVSLLMTPTMVESLPRSVGERYTSQLADHPDFDVRIAEPLQGTFNLIDDVEVVIEVPNPLDPGEAFAMIDLKDPDFAADVRAEFDPRWEAAEPLSLSD
- the mptA gene encoding GTP cyclohydrolase MptA gives rise to the protein MSHQLPDVQASQPDVTVGLSQVGVTGVEKLVKVARDEKRPIVLMAEFEVFVDLPATRKGADMSRNMEVIDETLETATSEPTYRVEDVCGDAAERLLDKHDYTSQAEVRMTAELVTREQTPASDKLTQSTATIIASAVATEDGTHEEIGAEVTGMTVCPCSQGMSASRARETLDKLGVDEETAEAFLEEVPQPGHSQRGHATLTITSEGSPDVNLLDVIDIARDSMSARIYNLAKRPDEDHMTYHAHANAKFVEDCVRSMAEDVVEQFDHLPEDAVVRMKQSNDESIHQHNAHAEREVTFAQLRDELRLGR
- a CDS encoding DUF7124 domain-containing protein, whose amino-acid sequence is MDGSGGSADMTLAFELEALKALANPNEVFNDARQWTEYVGVVSEKPTYVVTNFTRKHRIRQDFFSGPRGTKESLENVKKQFDTDRHVFVGTTDEDSALADEVGWEFLPLEQAAEAAGWTLSETGEPDDPFEAEARDDWP
- a CDS encoding NAD(P)/FAD-dependent oxidoreductase; this translates as MSQSFVIIGDGIAGSSAAETLREEAPDADITVITDEGEALYNRILIKEFAKGKLPEAPISIHQEGWYEERDIDLELNTLVTNIDTEAHELETHDDEVIGYDKLLVATGGTPSQLPVDNSDADGINHFWTFQDARAIKQNVESCEHGVIVGAGLLGIDLAAICGAQDVEAHYLMRGDCWWRYALSEQGAEIMHQAMRERGVTPVFQSGVDHFETDDDGHVTAAVDPDGERYEAEWAGVAIGLDFNTEVLQDTPIELKDDGSVITDEYMQTSVDDVYAAGDLTWFYDSILGEHGQNGSWGSAKEQGSIAGEVMANGPEATEPFRWVSSYSITHFDFPFLSFGHPTIGDDEVEQKFSDTEWRRLALKDGKIVGGVLIGDLAPQSAYKKLMREERVVGDQKDVLMEESVDLDKLAPAQEQ
- a CDS encoding DUF6149 family protein, whose product is MKIRQNVRHWATKKGLTMPVVGDIVTEKMVDLHVNVFGKRAAEGRRAEREAHMAAFFECTFDTYLAALDYGYPEAEAREITHAQANFDFYNHGWTEMMEITTDEVEAHYDRYADFFEQYDITIADPLGDFRTREIPDAPSTPEKLADPEHPHAEGGFADDVYVEGPDGELVVGGNATEPDDDEVDVESAVGMDDTDGDEEARA
- a CDS encoding DUF4382 domain-containing protein: MRRHGLTAILFATLVVLAGCTGGVGPGVGSTDDTTGTAAMDGSGSGTVQFYISDQPSAIEDFEHLNVTITQVGFQQADGGDAGANETEESDDETETNETEESDDETETNETEEPGDDETETNETEEPGDDETEMPNSTADPETDDGDEADEEDDSETEDADEDDSEPGDWETYDVDDRTVDLTRLQGANATRLTSMNVSNGTYSKVFVYVSEINATLENGEQVNVKLPSEKLQLNTEFTVGNGEAVDFVFDITVKKAGNSGKYILQPVVSESGTSDQVEIRDVDADREDRGKDDEKRDAGDDERDDERPDEEALNASFVGAVTQGENATLRVLDDGSAVENASVAVNDEQVGTTDADGELTFAVPDDRELDVEITAGDREADLDRRFAGEENGGEKGGNGNDDTGADYDFRTALA